In a single window of the Paenibacillus sp. MMS20-IR301 genome:
- a CDS encoding winged helix-turn-helix transcriptional regulator, whose translation MIYIKDLMSGIDIFKALSSEIRIQILELLATNQALNLNEIAKKLNLSNGAITMHIKKLEESGLIEINTSVGKHGIQKVCYLNKDKLMVDLRSKDVDNLYEVEIQVGHYSNYQAVPTCGLATKDSIIGDFDEPRYFADPQRIDSEIIWMAEGFLEYRIPNYLKANQTFREIQFSMEIGSEAPGFSDNYPSDLYFYVNGIEIGSWTSPGDFGDARGTFNPDWWPPHLNQYGMLKLIRINNEGSFIDGCRISDITLDDIKLDYKSELTFRIAVTDKPFNKRGLTIYGKHFGNYSQDLLARVLYNVHEVNDPSCRPAATALE comes from the coding sequence ATGATTTATATCAAAGATTTAATGAGCGGCATTGATATTTTCAAAGCGCTCAGCTCCGAGATCCGTATCCAGATTCTTGAGCTGCTGGCGACCAATCAGGCACTGAACCTGAATGAAATTGCCAAGAAGCTGAATCTCAGCAACGGGGCAATTACGATGCACATTAAGAAGCTGGAGGAAAGCGGCCTGATCGAGATTAATACCTCGGTGGGCAAGCACGGCATTCAGAAGGTCTGCTATCTGAACAAGGATAAGCTGATGGTTGATCTGCGCAGCAAGGATGTCGATAATCTTTATGAAGTCGAAATTCAGGTAGGCCATTACAGCAACTATCAGGCGGTTCCTACCTGCGGGCTGGCTACCAAGGACAGCATTATCGGTGACTTCGACGAGCCGCGTTATTTCGCTGATCCCCAGCGGATTGATTCAGAGATCATCTGGATGGCGGAAGGCTTCCTTGAATACCGCATCCCGAACTACCTCAAAGCCAACCAGACCTTCCGGGAGATCCAGTTCTCCATGGAGATCGGTTCAGAAGCGCCGGGCTTCAGTGACAACTATCCGTCCGACCTGTACTTTTATGTAAACGGAATCGAAATCGGTTCATGGACCAGTCCCGGTGACTTCGGAGATGCCCGCGGCACCTTCAATCCGGACTGGTGGCCGCCGCATCTTAACCAGTACGGAATGCTCAAGCTGATCCGGATCAATAATGAGGGAAGCTTCATTGACGGCTGCCGCATCTCAGACATCACCCTGGACGACATCAAGCTGGATTATAAAAGCGAGCTGACCTTCCGGATCGCCGTCACCGACAAGCCGTTCAACAAGCGCGGCCTGACCATCTACGGCAAGCATTTCGGCAACTACAGCCAGGATCTCCTGGCGCGTGTACTTTATAACGTGCATGAGGTTAATGACCCTTCCTGCCGCCCGGCAGCAACAGCGCTTGAATAA
- a CDS encoding class I SAM-dependent methyltransferase: MSSYGKFAYVYDELMADMPYPDWLAFAETAWGKYGKPRTVAELGCGTGSLTLPLAAAGYHMTGIDLSSDMLAVARQKLEQQPHGLRLSREGSILWIRQNMTEWELPEPVDSVISFCDCLNYVLEEQEVQKVFACTYAGLKPGGTFLFDVHHPNTLIRYEEEQPFVQDEPNVSYIWTCELDVPRREIEHHLSIFAREEGRPDLYRRFEETHIQRAYDPEWMKQELLKAGFSEVRLYADFEWMEADDSAERLFYVAVK; encoded by the coding sequence GTGTCCTCCTATGGGAAATTTGCTTATGTCTACGATGAGCTGATGGCGGATATGCCTTATCCGGATTGGCTGGCCTTTGCCGAGACGGCATGGGGCAAATACGGTAAGCCGCGTACAGTAGCTGAGCTCGGCTGCGGTACCGGCAGTCTTACGCTTCCGCTGGCCGCAGCCGGTTATCATATGACGGGAATTGACCTGTCCTCGGACATGCTGGCCGTCGCCCGGCAGAAGCTGGAGCAGCAGCCGCATGGGCTGCGTCTGAGCAGGGAAGGCAGTATTCTCTGGATCAGGCAGAATATGACGGAGTGGGAATTGCCGGAGCCGGTCGATTCTGTCATTTCATTCTGTGACTGCCTGAATTATGTGCTGGAGGAGCAGGAAGTGCAGAAAGTATTTGCCTGCACGTATGCCGGACTCAAGCCGGGCGGGACCTTCCTGTTCGATGTCCATCATCCGAACACGCTGATCCGCTATGAAGAAGAGCAGCCCTTCGTGCAGGATGAGCCTAATGTATCGTATATCTGGACCTGTGAGCTGGATGTGCCGCGCCGGGAGATTGAGCATCATCTGTCGATCTTTGCCCGCGAGGAGGGACGGCCGGATCTGTACCGCCGTTTCGAAGAGACGCACATCCAGCGTGCGTATGATCCTGAATGGATGAAGCAGGAACTGCTGAAGGCCGGATTCAGTGAGGTACGGCTGTATGCGGACTTTGAATGGATGGAAGCGGATGATTCCGCGGAGCGTCTGTTTTATGTAGCTGTGAAATGA
- a CDS encoding S1-like domain-containing RNA-binding protein — MSLIAGTTVTLEVMREVSPYGYFLSAGDQDIMLHYTELVGSKPKIGDKVEVFIFFDTEDRPAATMKKPYLTLGEMALLEVADIHPRLGCFLEMGLGRQLLLPLGELPELVELRPQIGDKVYAIMEHDKQGRLRAKLAGEQELAPLALPAPDSWRGKEVTARVYKPLQMGTFVLVDAGVLGFGIIGMVHSSERSRLLRLGEVIEARVSHIREDGRVNLSMGNRKEVGRDVDSAALLDFLATRPGGGMPYSDATPPDIIKQRFGISKSAFKRALGKLMKEGLVTQKENWTYLAAKEEAAPEPDPGNQ; from the coding sequence ATGAGTCTGATTGCAGGAACTACAGTTACGCTTGAAGTGATGAGGGAGGTCTCTCCTTACGGCTACTTTCTGAGTGCCGGCGACCAGGATATCATGCTTCATTACACTGAGCTGGTAGGCAGCAAGCCGAAGATCGGCGATAAGGTGGAGGTATTCATCTTCTTCGATACCGAGGACCGTCCTGCAGCAACGATGAAGAAGCCTTATCTGACACTGGGCGAGATGGCGCTGCTGGAAGTCGCTGATATTCATCCGCGCCTCGGCTGCTTCCTGGAGATGGGACTGGGCCGCCAGCTGCTGCTGCCGCTTGGCGAGCTGCCGGAGCTGGTGGAGCTGCGTCCGCAGATCGGTGACAAGGTATACGCCATCATGGAGCATGACAAGCAGGGAAGACTCCGTGCGAAGCTGGCCGGTGAGCAGGAGCTGGCTCCGCTGGCGCTGCCTGCCCCGGATTCCTGGCGGGGCAAGGAAGTAACTGCGCGTGTCTACAAGCCGCTCCAGATGGGGACCTTTGTGCTTGTAGATGCCGGGGTGCTCGGCTTCGGCATCATTGGAATGGTGCACTCCTCCGAGCGCAGTCGTCTGCTGCGTCTGGGTGAAGTCATTGAAGCACGGGTCTCGCATATCCGTGAGGACGGCCGTGTCAATCTGAGTATGGGCAACCGCAAGGAAGTCGGACGGGATGTCGATTCAGCGGCGCTGCTCGATTTCCTGGCTACGCGTCCTGGCGGCGGAATGCCGTATTCGGATGCTACGCCTCCCGATATTATTAAGCAGCGGTTTGGCATCAGCAAGTCCGCCTTCAAGCGTGCGCTCGGCAAGCTGATGAAGGAAGGGCTGGTAACCCAGAAGGAGAACTGGACTTACCTGGCCGCTAAGGAAGAGGCCGCGCCAGAGCCGGATCCCGGCAATCAATAG
- the rsfS gene encoding ribosome silencing factor: MSVQSSKLLELALNAVQDKKAMNVVALDLRSVSPISDYFIICHGNSDTQVQAIATEVRKVVHEAGGMIKGIEGMDAARWVLMDLGDVIVHVFHRDEREYYNIERLWSDAKVVETV; this comes from the coding sequence ATGAGTGTACAATCAAGCAAGCTTCTGGAACTGGCGCTGAATGCCGTTCAGGATAAAAAAGCAATGAACGTGGTAGCACTGGATCTGCGCAGCGTGTCGCCGATCAGCGATTATTTCATTATCTGCCACGGTAATTCCGATACCCAGGTTCAGGCGATTGCCACCGAGGTGCGTAAGGTAGTCCATGAAGCCGGCGGTATGATCAAAGGCATCGAAGGAATGGACGCAGCCCGCTGGGTATTGATGGATCTGGGCGATGTGATTGTCCATGTCTTCCACCGCGATGAGCGCGAATATTACAACATTGAGCGTCTGTGGTCGGATGCCAAGGTTGTGGAAACCGTATGA
- the yqeK gene encoding bis(5'-nucleosyl)-tetraphosphatase (symmetrical) YqeK has translation MEYSREALIEAVSGQMPDKRWKHTLGVMESSVKLAQRYGADPERAETAAILHDVAKYWPVERMKEIIEQNGLSTELLKYDKQLWHAEVGAYAAEHEYGITDSEILNAIRFHTSGRENMSLLEKIVCLADYIEPGRDFPGVDEIRKLAKNSLEEGLIAGLDSTISLLLEKRRIVFPLTVLARNDLVRILEDAK, from the coding sequence ATGGAGTACAGCCGCGAAGCGCTGATTGAAGCGGTCTCGGGCCAGATGCCGGACAAACGCTGGAAGCATACGCTCGGTGTAATGGAGTCTTCCGTGAAGCTGGCGCAGCGTTATGGTGCTGATCCTGAACGGGCCGAAACGGCTGCGATTCTGCATGATGTCGCCAAGTACTGGCCTGTAGAGCGCATGAAGGAGATTATTGAGCAGAACGGTCTTTCCACTGAGCTTTTGAAATATGACAAGCAGCTGTGGCATGCCGAAGTAGGAGCGTACGCTGCTGAGCATGAGTATGGCATTACGGATTCTGAGATTCTGAATGCGATCCGCTTCCATACCTCGGGACGCGAGAATATGAGCCTGCTGGAGAAAATCGTCTGTCTGGCTGATTATATCGAGCCTGGACGCGATTTTCCCGGTGTCGATGAGATACGTAAGCTGGCTAAGAACAGCCTGGAGGAAGGGCTCATAGCCGGGCTGGATTCAACAATCAGCCTGCTGCTGGAGAAGCGCCGGATCGTATTTCCGCTTACGGTGCTGGCGCGTAATGATTTAGTAAGAATATTGGAGGATGCAAAATGA
- a CDS encoding nicotinate-nucleotide adenylyltransferase, which produces MKVGIMGGTFDPLHIGHMMAAETARESYGLQEIWFMPSHIPPHKHEAGASGEDRLAMVRDAVKDHPAFDILDYEVVRGGVSYTLETIISLQEEYPQHEFYFIVGADMVQYLPKWQGIEELVQRLTFIGVGRPGTPLDLGLLPGFIAGRVLLADMPQVDISSTMLRARAAEGKSIRYMVPDAVYDYVQRSGLYGVQPRSAD; this is translated from the coding sequence TTGAAGGTAGGCATAATGGGAGGAACCTTTGATCCTCTGCATATCGGCCATATGATGGCAGCGGAGACTGCCCGGGAGAGCTACGGCCTGCAGGAGATCTGGTTCATGCCCTCACATATTCCGCCGCACAAGCATGAGGCCGGAGCATCTGGTGAGGACAGGCTGGCTATGGTCCGTGATGCGGTTAAGGATCATCCTGCATTTGATATTCTCGACTATGAAGTGGTCAGAGGCGGGGTATCCTATACACTGGAGACTATAATCAGCCTGCAGGAGGAATATCCGCAGCATGAATTCTATTTCATTGTCGGAGCGGATATGGTCCAGTATTTACCGAAATGGCAAGGGATTGAGGAACTGGTGCAGCGCCTGACGTTCATTGGTGTCGGCCGGCCGGGAACCCCGCTTGATCTCGGTCTGCTTCCCGGCTTCATCGCCGGAAGGGTACTGCTGGCGGATATGCCGCAGGTGGATATTTCCTCGACGATGCTCAGAGCCAGAGCTGCTGAAGGCAAATCCATCCGCTACATGGTACCGGACGCTGTGTATGATTATGTTCAAAGGAGTGGATTGTATGGAGTACAGCCGCGAAGCGCTGATTGA
- the yhbY gene encoding ribosome assembly RNA-binding protein YhbY, with protein sequence MLTGKQKRYLRSLAHHLDAVFQVGKGGVNENLIRHIEEAIEKRELMKISVLNNNADDPKEIGAELAQQSGSELVQVIGKTIVLYKESRDNKTIELPR encoded by the coding sequence ATGTTAACTGGTAAACAAAAACGCTATCTCCGCTCTTTGGCCCATCATCTGGATGCTGTATTCCAGGTCGGCAAAGGCGGCGTAAACGAGAATCTGATCCGTCACATTGAAGAAGCCATTGAGAAGCGCGAGCTGATGAAGATCAGTGTGCTGAACAACAATGCTGATGATCCCAAGGAAATCGGTGCTGAGCTGGCTCAGCAGTCCGGCTCGGAGCTCGTTCAGGTAATCGGCAAGACGATTGTATTATATAAAGAATCACGCGATAACAAAACGATTGAGCTTCCCCGTTAA
- the aroE gene encoding shikimate dehydrogenase → MAETGKGRQQELLLGVMGDPVAQSKSPLMHGAALQALGIPGAYVPLHIVPDKLGEAVQAIRTLGFRGVNVTIPHKVAVMEYLDKLDASAVEVGAVNTIVNDNGVLTGFNTDGIGYVRSLKTEAAAELAGTRILVLGAGGAARGIVSALLHEQPASIHIANRNEQRARELAEACRNKGTAAVISGIGMDEVQGMIGGMDIVINTTSVGMFPLMNDMPVNPAWLHEGMIVSDLIYNPLHTRLLTESLQRGCIIHGGLGMFVYQGAYALEYWTGRAAPADIMRQTIADCLGAQAGEPDSGQAR, encoded by the coding sequence ATGGCTGAGACAGGCAAAGGCAGACAGCAGGAGCTGCTGCTGGGCGTAATGGGCGACCCGGTTGCCCAGTCCAAATCTCCGCTTATGCACGGGGCGGCACTGCAGGCGCTTGGAATCCCCGGCGCTTATGTACCGCTGCATATAGTGCCGGATAAGCTGGGAGAGGCTGTGCAGGCAATCCGGACGCTTGGCTTCCGGGGAGTCAATGTAACCATACCGCATAAGGTTGCCGTGATGGAGTATCTGGACAAGCTGGATGCAAGTGCAGTGGAAGTCGGAGCGGTCAATACCATAGTCAATGATAACGGGGTGCTGACCGGCTTCAACACGGACGGAATCGGCTATGTCCGCTCACTGAAGACGGAGGCCGCAGCTGAGCTTGCAGGCACCCGCATTCTGGTTCTTGGAGCCGGAGGAGCGGCAAGAGGAATAGTGTCAGCGCTGCTGCATGAGCAGCCTGCCTCTATCCATATTGCCAACCGCAATGAGCAGCGGGCCAGGGAGCTGGCAGAGGCCTGCCGGAATAAAGGCACGGCTGCTGTCATCAGCGGTATCGGAATGGACGAGGTTCAAGGGATGATCGGCGGTATGGACATCGTGATCAATACCACCTCGGTAGGCATGTTCCCTCTTATGAATGATATGCCGGTCAATCCGGCCTGGCTTCATGAAGGAATGATTGTAAGTGATCTGATATACAATCCGCTGCATACTCGGCTGCTTACTGAGAGCCTGCAGCGGGGCTGCATTATTCATGGAGGACTGGGGATGTTCGTGTATCAGGGCGCTTATGCGCTGGAATACTGGACAGGCCGGGCAGCACCAGCGGATATTATGCGGCAGACCATTGCAGATTGCCTCGGCGCACAGGCCGGTGAGCCGGATTCTGGTCAGGCAAGGTAA
- the yqeH gene encoding ribosome biogenesis GTPase YqeH — MNQLNETKRPEKCSGCGIKLQSVDKELPGYIPEVAYEREPVICQRCFRIKNYNEASSVSVNQDEFLRLLSGVGEKNALVIHIVDIFDFEGSLISGLQRFVGNNPVILAVNKCDLLPKVTNWNKLRNWMQRRCKEEGLRTAEIVLCSAKRNQGFDRLLEAVTSLRGQRDVYVVGATNVGKSTLINRLISDYSDLEEELTTSRYPGTTLDLVKIPLDDGHYIIDTPGIVYPWRYSELVERKDLGAVMPENPLKPAVYQLNEGQSLFFGGLGRFDFIQGERQSFTCFISGTLKIHRTKLERADSLYQDHRGELLSPPGTADLDKLPQWQRHEFRIARNSETDLFVSGLGWIKVNGTAGAVVAVHVPRGVKVLTRASLI, encoded by the coding sequence ATGAATCAATTGAACGAAACGAAACGGCCTGAGAAATGCAGCGGGTGCGGCATTAAGCTCCAGAGCGTTGATAAGGAGCTGCCGGGTTATATTCCGGAGGTTGCCTATGAACGGGAGCCTGTCATTTGCCAGCGCTGTTTCCGGATTAAGAATTACAATGAAGCTTCATCCGTATCGGTGAACCAGGATGAGTTCCTGCGGCTGCTCAGCGGAGTAGGCGAGAAGAATGCGCTGGTAATCCATATTGTGGATATCTTTGATTTTGAGGGCAGCCTGATTTCCGGCCTGCAGCGGTTTGTCGGCAATAATCCGGTCATCCTGGCTGTCAACAAATGCGATTTGCTGCCGAAGGTAACGAACTGGAACAAGCTGCGCAACTGGATGCAGCGGCGCTGCAAGGAGGAAGGACTGCGCACCGCTGAGATCGTGCTGTGCAGCGCGAAGCGCAATCAGGGCTTTGACCGTCTGCTTGAAGCGGTGACCTCACTGCGCGGCCAGCGGGATGTCTACGTCGTTGGTGCAACCAATGTAGGGAAGTCAACGCTGATTAACCGGCTGATCTCGGATTACAGCGATCTGGAAGAAGAGCTGACGACCTCACGTTATCCGGGAACCACGCTGGATTTGGTCAAGATTCCGCTGGATGACGGCCATTACATCATTGATACTCCGGGGATTGTATATCCTTGGCGGTACAGCGAGCTCGTTGAGCGGAAGGATCTCGGCGCTGTTATGCCGGAGAATCCGCTCAAGCCGGCGGTATATCAGCTGAATGAAGGCCAGTCACTGTTCTTCGGCGGGCTGGGACGGTTCGATTTCATCCAGGGGGAGCGCCAGTCCTTCACCTGCTTCATCAGCGGGACGCTGAAGATTCACCGGACGAAGCTGGAGCGTGCTGATTCACTGTATCAGGACCACCGCGGCGAGCTGCTGTCACCTCCGGGCACGGCTGATCTCGATAAGCTGCCGCAGTGGCAGCGTCATGAATTCCGCATCGCCCGGAACAGTGAGACGGACCTGTTCGTCTCCGGCCTGGGCTGGATCAAGGTGAACGGTACGGCAGGCGCGGTAGTCGCTGTGCATGTGCCGCGCGGTGTTAAGGTGCTGACGCGTGCTTCATTGATCTGA
- a CDS encoding YqeG family HAD IIIA-type phosphatase, whose translation MFEKLVPKLRVNTVFDIALEELYRQGYRGIITDLDNTLVGAKAPLATPELLLWFAKVKELGFKLIIVSNNNMDRVSRFATPLNIEFVHQARKPSNAPFLKAMKLMGLSPDETVVVGDQMLTDVYGGNRLGLYTVLVLPISVKDEGVGTRINRRVEQIALTRLRKQGLWQEEDKS comes from the coding sequence TTGTTTGAGAAGTTAGTTCCCAAGCTCCGTGTAAATACGGTATTCGACATTGCTCTGGAGGAGCTGTACCGTCAAGGTTACCGGGGTATCATTACGGATCTGGATAATACCCTGGTCGGCGCCAAAGCGCCCCTGGCTACTCCGGAGCTGCTGCTGTGGTTCGCAAAGGTGAAAGAGCTTGGCTTCAAGCTGATCATTGTCTCGAATAACAATATGGACCGGGTGTCGCGCTTTGCCACGCCGCTAAATATTGAATTCGTGCATCAGGCCCGCAAGCCGAGCAATGCCCCGTTCCTGAAGGCGATGAAGCTGATGGGCCTCAGTCCGGATGAGACCGTTGTTGTCGGTGACCAGATGCTTACCGATGTATACGGGGGCAACCGGCTTGGGCTGTACACAGTACTGGTGCTGCCGATTTCCGTCAAGGATGAAGGCGTAGGGACAAGGATCAACCGCAGAGTGGAGCAGATTGCCCTGACACGGCTGCGCAAGCAAGGATTGTGGCAAGAGGAGGATAAATCTTAA